Proteins encoded by one window of Vanacampus margaritifer isolate UIUO_Vmar chromosome 17, RoL_Vmar_1.0, whole genome shotgun sequence:
- the LOC144037306 gene encoding CMP-N-acetylneuraminate-beta-galactosamide-alpha-2,3-sialyltransferase 1-like, with protein sequence MFPQLTPSRDSMTRPKLRKLKTLAVLLCIVTFTTFLFSYTLREPSSFFFKYAFRLAAAPKGPCACPQCMTEADDHLWFTERFNQSVHPLLTRDNSALSDETFKWWQGLQLEKHPANFSEVVEELFQVIPDDALYADAGPERCRTCAVVGNSGNLKGSQYGGLIDSNDFILRMNQAPTAGFEEDVGARTTHHLMYPESAMDLDNETSLVLIPFKTLDLQWIISALTTGTIKHTYIPVMSRIKANKDKVLIYNPTFFKYVYESWLDGHGRYPSTGFLSLLFAIHVCDEVSVFGFGADQNGNWHHYWEENLAAGAFRFTGVHDGDFEFNVTHLLADKHKIRMFKGR encoded by the exons ATGTTCCCCCAACTGACTCCCAGCCGTGACAGCATGACGCGCCCCAAACTCAGGAAGTTGAAGACGTTGGCTGTGTTGTTGTGCATCGTGACCTTCACCACCTTCCTCTTCAGCTACACCTTGCGGGAGCCGTCCAGCTTCTTCTTTAAGTACGCCTTCCGCTTGGCCGCCGCCCCCAAGGGCCCGTGCGCCTGTCCGCAGTGCATGACCGAGGCGGATGACCACCTTTGGTTCACGGAGCGTTTCAACCAATCAGTCCACCCGCTCTTGACCAGGGATAACAGCGCCCTATCGGACGAAACCTTCAAATGGTGGCAG gGGCTGCAGTTGGAGAAGCATCCGGCCAACTTCAGCGAGGTGGTGGAAGAGCTTTTCCAAGTCATTCCGGACGACGCGCTCTACGCTGACGCCGGGCCCGAGCGCTGCCGGACCTGCGCCGTTGTGGGCAACTCTGGGAACCTGAAGGGGTCCCAGTATGGAGGCCTCATCGACTCCAATGATTTCATTTTAAG AATGAACCAAGCTCCCACAGCCGGGTTCGAGGAAGACGTGGGCGCCAGGACAACGCATCATTTGATGTATccggaaagcgccatggacctgGACAACGAAACCAGCCTGGTGCTCATCCCCTTCAAGACTCTGGACCTGCAGTGGATCATCAGCGCCTTGACCACGGGCACCATTAAACA CACTTACATTCCAGTCATGTCCAGGATTAAGGCAAACAAGGATAAG GTGTTGATTTACAACCCAACATTTTTCAAGTACGTCTATGAGTCTTGGCTGGATGGTCACGGACGTTATCCCTCCACCGGCTTCCTCAGCTTGCTGTTCGCCATCCACGTATGCGACGAG GTGAGTGTGTTTGGCTTCGGCGCAGACCAGAACGGGAACTGGCACCACTACTGGGAGGAGAACCTTGCGGCCGGCGCTTTCAGATTCACCGGCGTCCATGATGGCGATTTTGAATTTAACGTCACGCATCTTTTGGCGGACAAACACAAAATCCGAATGTTTAAAGGTAGATGA